The window GAAATCTAAGTGCTGCAGCCCAGAACTTTATCTTCTCCTTCCGTATTGTTTATCTCTCGTTTTTTTGCCTTTTTATCTTTCTCAATAATACACTTCTTTTCTCCTCTGtaataaatcaaatattttatttatcttcttttagATTATTTGattgtgaaaataaaaattaagataAACTTTATCATATCACATCTACCAACATactcattttggtcattttgcatAATCACAACACTTTTACGTAACCGTAATGAAAATAAgaagaattgaattgaggagttTGAATCAGATttatgttgaagttgtttacttaaatgttctGAAATCGAAATAGAAATGACACTAATTCTATAAAGCTATTTACTAATTCAGTagaatcggaatataaaccaGTATGATTACTGAAATACCCttgtcccaaatcaaatattttatatactttttataataaaattggaTATAATAAATGatagcaagaaaaaaaaattaaattgcttattttatttcatagacacactaaaatgcttttgtttattttttattttttataaatttaagtatttacttaaatatttaaattttctctCTCAAGTTGTAGTTTATTCTCTTCAGCATATGCATAGAGTTGTGCATAATGTGAATGAGCATatggaaataaaaaaagtaaggaGTTGCGCATAATGGAGTTATGCAAAATTAAACTAGGGTTAATGGGTTTATAAATGATAGTcttggaaataaaaaaagttagTGAGGGCATAAAGGGAACAAAAGTGTCATTTTGAATGCCCAAGCAATCAGGAATTGGATTGCCACCTAGATGTAGGGAATCAAATTCCACCAATAcaaggaattgaattccaaaaTTTGTGTGGGTCCCATTGCTTCTTTGATTCCTCGATGTTTAGTAAACACCGGAGTATTCTgtaatcggaattcaattcTACATTTTCATTCCGATTACGGATACGTAAACACACccttacataaaagtttaccaaacatttctaacctatttttctttttgttaaaaacactttcacaaCTAGAGTTTTTCAAACACTTAACtgctttgtttgtttatttattctcACAGTACAACAAGATCTatcttttttttaaagcacgACATGTCAAACTAGCCATTGATCTAATGATTCAAATAATACAAAAAATGTGTAATTTGTATTAGCTAGACCATAATTCGACTCAAAATCTATGAAGCACATATATAGGCCCAAACTACATCAATCCTTTAGTTAATTTGCTTGGACCCCAGAAAAGGCTTGCTAAAATTTTCGCAAGAAATTAGGAATCTCACTGCATGGAGAACAACTTACGTGGAACGATTTCATTGTTACATGGATCTTGATCCAATAGTGCAATTTCATGTGATGAAAAACTTACACATGACATTGTTTTAGTAGAGTGGAACGTCATGGACTCATGATAGTGGTGAACAAGTTCCATGTAACTTCTTCAGTGCATGGATGTTGTAAAAGTCCCCCACATCCTCTGATGAATTGCCTGGAAATATATCATCTGCAGAACGTCCCTACTTGATCGACTTGATGAGAGACCTCATGAAGGCAACATAAATGGTCTCCGTGTGGACCCTTACGTGAAGGAAAGTCTGAAAATAATTAAGAGCTAGCACTGCTACAACTACTACTTGCCAAAGACTAGCTTCTAAATTTCCTTGAAAATCAATGCCCCCTGCTAAGATAGAAGACATGGCACTCACTGTACATGAGTGACAAGTTAACAACTGAGGTTTCAACGAATTTTCGTTGTGATGGAATTGCTTTCGGTGTTGTTAAATATAATCTATGGGGAAATATCCTTATGTCGTGCTCTCACGGCTTTAGACCGGATCGGGGAGCCATTACCTTTTTTCCCAAATTGAGTGTCATGTTCACAAACTGAGGTTTCAACGAATTTTCCACTGATCCCACTGATCGAAACAGCAATACAGCGTAATTTCTTGATAACCTCCTTCATTACATTCCACTCTATATATACTGAACTAAACAATCTAATTCTATGCACAACATTGAAAAgcaagatagagagagagagagagagagagagagagagagagagagagagagagaatgggggATCATGCTATTACAGTAGTAGATTcaagtagtagtagtagtagtagtagcgaggaagaagatgaagtgaTGAATTACGAAGAAACTGTGGAAGCTATGCGAAGTGGTCTAGACGAGCACAGCAACGAAATTCGAACGAGTAGTAGAAGCTCATCATCAGCGTGCATATATAAAGTTCCAGCCAGCCTCGCTGGAATCCGTCCACAAGCCATTGAACCTGAAATGATCTCCATTGGACCTTACCACCGCGGCAAGGACGGGTTAATGGAACTTGAATCCTACAAATGGCGGTTCCTTGCTTCAATCCTTTCCCGAGAAAGGTATAAAAGAGGGCGTGATCTGCTCGTAGAGTACTACAAAGCCATGAGAAAGTTGGAGGAGCGTACGAGAAGCTGCTACTCCGAGTTGATGCCTATGTCCAGCCCTGACTTTGTTCAAATGATGGTGCTTGATGGTTGCTTTATCATCGAGCTTTTTCGACAGAGGAATACAGATGAAGAGGACACCATTTTAAAAAGGCcgttttttattcaaattttaaCTAGGGACCTTCTGAAGCTTCAAAACCAACTCCCTTTCTTCGTCCTTGAAAAACTATTTGAGATTTCCGACTTTGGAACTCAACATTCTCTATCCTTGCTTGCGCTTGAGTTCTTCAATCATTCGTTGCCTAGGCCTAGCGAAGTCCTCAAGAGCACGAGTGAGCTTACTGGGGCCAACCACTTGCTCGACTTGTTTCGCTTAAGCTTCCTTCCTCCCGCACCGCACGATCCTCCAAGGAACAATCCTCCTCCTTCGAAGTCAATATTCCAACGAAAGGCAGGTGCTCTACTGCAGATATTGATTTGCCTGTGTATGCTAGCAACTTCGATT is drawn from Malus domestica chromosome 14, GDT2T_hap1 and contains these coding sequences:
- the LOC103430952 gene encoding UPF0481 protein At3g47200-like; protein product: MGDHAITVVDSSSSSSSSSEEEDEVMNYEETVEAMRSGLDEHSNEIRTSSRSSSSACIYKVPASLAGIRPQAIEPEMISIGPYHRGKDGLMELESYKWRFLASILSRERYKRGRDLLVEYYKAMRKLEERTRSCYSELMPMSSPDFVQMMVLDGCFIIELFRQRNTDEEDTILKRPFFIQILTRDLLKLQNQLPFFVLEKLFEISDFGTQHSLSLLALEFFNHSLPRPSEVLKSTSELTGANHLLDLFRLSFLPPAPHDPPRNNPPPSKSIFQRKAGALLQILICLCMLATSIVVDDDRHSNLKYRPTEKSIQCTTQLRLSWVKFRPRKNAESFLDVGYQKRVLRIPPITINELTIAIFINCMAFELCHPHTAPLFTAYIAFMRCLINSNRDVQVLCAEGIIASFSQNDHNVTELFTNLGEKVVLDIGDSYLSEQFRDVEAYYSSCRGTFLRTCFGEPWSIASFVYALILFAFTMVTASR